The genomic segment TCATTTCTCTGATACTGAATATCTATAAGTTTTCTCAATACTGCATCTCTTTCTTTTTCCATTCCCACTCTTAAAGAAAGGACAAGGTTTTTGTATTCAAACGGGTCTCCAAGACCGTATATACATGACACGCTGGCAACGATTATAACGTCTCTTCTTTCAAAAAGAGCAGATGTTGCAGAGTGTCTCAATTTATCTATTTCATCGTTTATCGATGCATCCTTTTCAATATAAGTGTCGCTGTGTGGAACATACGCCTCCGGCTGATAATAATCGTAATAGCTAACAAAATACTCAACAGAATTATTAGGGAAAAATTCTCTGAACTCGTTGCATAGCTGAGCTGCAAGAGTTTTGTTGTGGGCAATAACAAGGGTAGGCTTTTGAACCCTTTCAATAATGTTGGCCATTGTAAACGTCTTACCGGAGCCTGTAACCCCTAAAAGTGTCTGCGCCCTGTCACCTCTTAATATACCTTCAACTAACTTATCTATCGCCTCAGGCTGGTCGCCTGTTGGTTTAAAATTCGATACTATTTTAAATTCACCCATAACCTCACCTCAAGAACATTTGTTCGTAATTTGATTATATACTTATCTATAAATTTAGTCAATCAAACTCACATATATTTTACTCTATATAATTAATTTTACAACTATAATAAATCTTGATAGATTTTGATGAATCATTAAACATTCTTCGACTCTGTTTTTGATTTGTTATAATTTGCTGAAAATTCTTGTTTAGCTAGTTAAAGTTAAGTTAAAGCCTTCGTTTTAGCAGAACTGTAAGTTGCTGGTATATATTTCTATTGACAAGCCCTCTTATCTCAAGCATAATATAAAAAGAAATTAGCCGAATGCCATTAGGCAGCGGGGGATTTATTTTGGGGTGAATCTAGATAGTTTGTTTACTTGATTTTCAAATTGCTATCTAGTAGGGACGCTCTCTTCCCGAACCCGACAACTAACCTCGTAGGCGTTAGAGAGGTGGAACAAATGATAAAACTATTAGCTATTTTTATTACTCTAATTATTTCAGCCAGTTCCTTTAGCACATTAGCTTGGACAAGCTTAACTAATCTTAATTCATCATCAAACTCAGTTTTAAATAATTCAGCTTTTGAGAAAGAACTTGTAGATTTATCTAACTCAATAGAGAACGAAAATATATTGAGTATAAAAAGGGCAAAGGTAGCAGAAGCAATCAATCTTGATAAAAATAAATCCAAAATTGATAATACTAAAGTTGCTTCTGCAAAGGTTGTTGCTCCAGAAAAAAACATTGCTTCAACCAAGAAGATTATTGCTAAACCAGCAAAAAAAGAAGCATCTTCAAAATCAACTAGAATATCTGCTACATCTACAAAAACGGTAAGAACTTCAAATTCAACAAAGTCAAAATCATCTACCAAACTGGTAGCTTCAAGAAGTTCTAATGGTTACGGTGAGCTTCTTGACTGGTGGAGTTCTGTTAGCAATATTTTTGCTATAGGCTCAACAGCTAGAGTTATAGATTTACAAACCAAAAAGTCATTCTATGTGGTTAGAACCTATGGGCATAATCACGCTGATGTTGAGGCAAAGACTTTAAATGATACTAACACCATTAAAGAGATATGGGGCGGTTGGTCATGGGAAAGACGTCCTGTCATAGTTGAAGTAAACGGGAGAAGAATTGCAGCTTCCATGACAGCAATGCCTCACGCAGGAGTAGATTCTGCTCCTGCTTTAAAGGTTGTAGATAATCGCTCAGGGGGTTATGGAACTGGACAAAACCTTGATAAAATAAAGGGAAATGGAATGGATGGCCACATAGATATTCACTTTTTAAACAGCACAAGGCACAAAGACGGTGCCGTTGATAAGGAGCACCAGGCAATGGTAAAAAAAGCCGCCGGATTCTAAAATAATGTAAAAAAAGGCATATATTGCTGCCCAATGCAACAATATATGCCTTTTTTACATAATATTATTTTATTACCTTATACATTTCAAGTAAAGTCTTTGTAATTCTGATTCTTAAAGCATTTACATTATTGAAATCCATTGCATTAATATAATATTTCTCTAGTTCATCATGCAGTTGCTTAATATTAGAATATATCTTCTTTGCCTTTCCTATTTCTTCGGCATATTCCTGTTCAATAGCTTTAATTGGCTCCTTGTCCTCATGGACTATTTCTGTATTTATACATTCAAACATATCAACAAGCTTATCATTTCCATGAGGGTCAAATACATGTGGTGCTGTTCCATCTAGCAAAGCAAAATCAAGTTCCCTTATAACTATCATATCAATACTTGAAGGGTCAAATGCACAATGATAAAACTCAACATCATAACCACTGTTTAAGGCAGCCTGTGCTATTTTTTTAGTCATTGTTGACTTACCTGTGCCCGGTCTTCCCTTTACGATATACCTATTCTTTATATCCTGAGTTAAATTTTCATAGAAGCATACTTGCCCTTGAGGCGTCATAGCCCCTGCAAATCTATGCCATTCCTTTGATTTCTTATGCGTTCTTCCTCTAACAACTTCATTTATCAACTTTTCTGTAATCTCATCAGCCTTTTTAAAGTCCATTCCCTTTAAATATTCCTTTTCCCACTTGTCATGTATTCCCTTTGCGTTTTTCATATGCTTAAAAAACGATTTATATTGATTTTCTATCTCGTCAATGTAGAACTTAATAATCTCTTTTCTACTTCTTAAATAGTCTATATCCCAGTATTCTCCAAAGTCTAAAAGTCTTTCAACTGCCCCTGGATATTTAGGGTCAATGACGTGTGGTGCGGTTCCATCGACGATTACAACATTTAAATCGTTAACAACAATTGCATCAAGTGAGTCTTTATCGGCCGAGCAATAAACAAAGTCAACGCTCATTCCCTCTTTAAGCAGGTCTTCACCAATAAGCCTCATAAAAGTTGATTTTCCTGTTCCAGGGCCTCCTTTTATAATATAAACCCTCTGAGCATCCCTTAGAACATAGTCAAAATAATTTACAAATCCAGCAGAAGTGTTTGCACTTGCAAGATAGTATCTTGATTTAACCATATTCTCCTCCAGAATAGAATTATGTTTTATAATATGCAATTAGTTCAATAAAAGTTCCTTTTTATTTTCAATGCTTTTCCCTTCAAAATGCCTTTGTTATTTTTAAGAAACAAAAATATCAAATAGATCTTCTCAGATGCTTAGATATTTTTGCATTTCCTATATTTATTAACGCAATATAGTTCTTTTCTTTGTATCATAAGATTTGCCTGTTGCTTCCTTGATCCATTCATCGATTAAATCCTTTGAAAAGTAGAGCTTACTATTTATTCTTATATATGGGAACATTCTTCCCGTAA from the Caloramator mitchellensis genome contains:
- a CDS encoding PRK06851 family protein, giving the protein MVKSRYYLASANTSAGFVNYFDYVLRDAQRVYIIKGGPGTGKSTFMRLIGEDLLKEGMSVDFVYCSADKDSLDAIVVNDLNVVIVDGTAPHVIDPKYPGAVERLLDFGEYWDIDYLRSRKEIIKFYIDEIENQYKSFFKHMKNAKGIHDKWEKEYLKGMDFKKADEITEKLINEVVRGRTHKKSKEWHRFAGAMTPQGQVCFYENLTQDIKNRYIVKGRPGTGKSTMTKKIAQAALNSGYDVEFYHCAFDPSSIDMIVIRELDFALLDGTAPHVFDPHGNDKLVDMFECINTEIVHEDKEPIKAIEQEYAEEIGKAKKIYSNIKQLHDELEKYYINAMDFNNVNALRIRITKTLLEMYKVIK